A window from Azoarcus sp. DD4 encodes these proteins:
- a CDS encoding MBL fold metallo-hydrolase, whose amino-acid sequence MHFPRARHWFAAAAIAFTTPLLSLSVAHAEAPQVKTQAPGYYRMALGQFEITALYDGYVDLDPKLLKNASQRDIQRLLAQRFQEGPKMQTAVNGYVINTGSKLVLVDAGAAKAFGPSLGYIVDNLKAAGYEPAQIDAVLLTHLHGDHVNGLVGADGKPVFPKATVYADKADADFWLAEGALEKAPEGAKPFFQMAQAATAPYRAENRFKTVTDGEEVVPGIKAVAEYGHTPGHSGYLAESAGKQLLIWGDIVHNAAVQFAKPGIAIEFDVDSKKAVSTREAIFKRAARDKLLVAGMHLPFPGIGHVRRAGKGSYEWVPVDYGPIRE is encoded by the coding sequence ATGCACTTCCCCCGTGCCCGTCACTGGTTCGCCGCCGCGGCGATCGCCTTCACCACGCCGCTGCTGTCGCTGTCCGTCGCCCACGCCGAAGCGCCGCAGGTCAAGACCCAGGCGCCCGGCTACTACCGCATGGCGCTCGGCCAGTTCGAGATCACCGCGCTTTACGACGGCTATGTCGACCTCGACCCCAAGCTGCTCAAGAACGCCAGCCAGCGCGACATCCAGCGCCTGCTCGCGCAGCGCTTCCAGGAAGGCCCGAAGATGCAGACCGCGGTCAACGGCTACGTCATCAACACCGGCAGCAAGCTGGTGCTGGTCGATGCCGGCGCCGCCAAGGCCTTCGGCCCCTCGCTCGGCTACATCGTCGACAACCTCAAGGCGGCCGGTTACGAGCCCGCGCAGATCGACGCGGTGCTGCTCACCCACCTGCACGGCGACCATGTGAACGGCCTGGTCGGCGCCGACGGCAAGCCGGTCTTCCCCAAGGCCACGGTCTATGCCGACAAGGCCGATGCCGACTTCTGGCTGGCCGAGGGTGCGCTGGAAAAAGCGCCTGAAGGCGCCAAGCCCTTCTTCCAGATGGCGCAGGCCGCCACTGCGCCCTACCGCGCCGAAAACCGCTTCAAGACCGTGACCGACGGCGAGGAAGTGGTGCCGGGCATCAAGGCGGTGGCCGAATACGGCCACACGCCGGGGCACTCCGGCTACCTCGCCGAATCGGCCGGCAAGCAGCTGCTGATCTGGGGCGACATCGTGCACAACGCCGCGGTGCAGTTCGCGAAGCCGGGCATCGCCATCGAGTTCGACGTCGATTCGAAGAAGGCGGTGAGCACGCGCGAAGCCATCTTCAAGCGCGCCGCCCGCGACAAGCTGCTGGTGGCCGGCATGCACCTGCCCTTCCCCGGCATCGGCCACGTGCGCCGCGCCGGCAAGGGCAGCTACGAATGGGTGCCGGTGGATTACGGGCCGATCCGCGAATAA
- a CDS encoding beta-ketoacyl-ACP synthase III gives MSSRGAVYITATAACLPNDAVGNDDIEAVLGRIGGRPSRARRIVLRNNGIESRHYAIDPATGAATHTNAQLTAAAIRSLAAPGFALDAIECLATGTSLPDQLMPNHGVMVHGELGNPACEVVSTAGICLAGMTALKYAWLSVLAGNSRNAVASGSELASAVMRAAHFEAESDARVDALASQPEIAFEKDFLRWMLSDGAGAFLLQDAPRPDGLSLRIDWFELSSQAHAQPACMYAGADKDADGALRGWTQYRAADWAQQSIFAVKQDVRLLNEQVVHHTLETPLATLIPRRGLRAEDIDWFLPHMSSAYFRQPIADCLTRLGLPIPFERWFTNLARRGNTGSASIFIMVDELVKSGRLAAGQRLLCFVPESGRFSSGFLHLTVV, from the coding sequence ATGAGTAGCCGCGGCGCCGTCTACATCACCGCCACCGCCGCCTGCCTGCCCAACGACGCGGTCGGCAACGACGACATCGAAGCGGTGCTGGGCCGCATCGGCGGCCGGCCGTCGCGCGCGCGCCGCATCGTGCTGCGCAACAACGGCATCGAAAGCCGCCACTACGCCATCGACCCGGCCACCGGCGCCGCCACCCACACCAACGCCCAGCTCACCGCCGCCGCCATCCGCAGCCTGGCGGCGCCCGGCTTCGCGCTCGACGCCATCGAATGCCTCGCCACCGGCACCTCGCTGCCCGACCAGCTGATGCCCAACCACGGCGTCATGGTGCACGGCGAACTCGGCAACCCGGCCTGCGAGGTGGTGTCGACCGCCGGCATCTGCCTCGCCGGCATGACCGCGCTGAAATACGCCTGGCTGTCGGTGCTGGCCGGCAACAGCCGCAATGCGGTGGCGAGCGGTTCGGAACTCGCCTCGGCGGTGATGCGTGCCGCGCATTTCGAAGCCGAAAGCGACGCCCGCGTCGATGCGCTGGCCAGCCAGCCCGAGATCGCCTTCGAGAAGGATTTCCTGCGCTGGATGCTGTCCGACGGCGCCGGCGCCTTCCTGCTGCAGGACGCCCCGCGCCCCGACGGCCTGTCGCTGCGCATCGACTGGTTCGAGCTGTCGTCCCAGGCCCACGCCCAGCCCGCCTGCATGTACGCGGGCGCCGACAAGGACGCCGACGGCGCGCTGCGCGGCTGGACGCAGTACCGCGCCGCCGACTGGGCGCAGCAGTCCATCTTCGCGGTCAAGCAGGACGTCCGCCTGCTCAACGAACAGGTGGTGCACCACACCCTGGAAACCCCGCTCGCCACGCTGATCCCGCGCCGCGGCCTGCGTGCCGAAGACATCGACTGGTTCCTGCCGCACATGTCCTCGGCCTACTTCCGCCAGCCCATCGCCGACTGCCTCACCCGCCTCGGCCTGCCGATTCCCTTCGAGCGCTGGTTCACCAACCTCGCCCGGCGCGGCAACACCGGCTCGGCCTCGATCTTCATCATGGTGGACGAACTGGTGAAGAGCGGTCGCCTCGCCGCCGGCCAGCGCCTGCTCTGCTTCGTCCCCGAAAGCGGCCGCTTCTCCAGCGGCTTCCTCCATCTCACCGTGGTGTAA
- a CDS encoding cupin domain-containing protein, whose protein sequence is MTLPPHGNLLTALPPAGGEEVFEPLLQSDAACIERIVSHGQASPPGFWYDQPDDEWVMLVAGQAELLFEDGDGGTRLAMQAGDWVTIPARRRHRVESTSVDAVWLAVHVRTPARPERG, encoded by the coding sequence ATGACGCTGCCGCCACATGGCAATCTGCTCACCGCCCTGCCCCCGGCCGGCGGTGAAGAGGTGTTCGAACCGCTGCTGCAGTCCGATGCCGCCTGCATCGAGCGCATCGTCTCGCACGGGCAGGCCAGCCCGCCCGGCTTCTGGTACGACCAGCCCGACGACGAGTGGGTGATGCTGGTGGCCGGCCAGGCGGAACTGCTGTTCGAGGACGGCGATGGCGGCACCCGCCTCGCCATGCAGGCCGGCGACTGGGTGACCATCCCTGCACGCCGCCGCCACCGCGTCGAATCCACCTCGGTCGACGCCGTCTGGCTGGCGGTGCATGTGCGCACCCCGGCGCGGCCGGAGCGCGGCTGA
- the paaG gene encoding 2-(1,2-epoxy-1,2-dihydrophenyl)acetyl-CoA isomerase PaaG — protein sequence MSSFETIRYEVAAGVATLTLNRPDRLNSFNDQMHREVREALAQVQAGRADGSVRVLVIAAAGRGFCAGQDLSDRNVSAGAEAPDLGASIEKNYKPLVTTLRNLDLPVIAAVNGVAAGAGANLALACDLVFAARSASFIQSFAKLGLVPDTGGSWILPRLAGPARALGLALLGDKLPAEQAEQWGLIWKCVDDDALQATVQQVATTLANGPTFGYAQTKKAIWASSTNDFDTQLDLERDAMRACGRSHDYREGVAAFMEKRAPQFKGN from the coding sequence ATGAGCAGCTTCGAAACCATCCGCTACGAGGTCGCCGCCGGCGTCGCCACGCTGACGCTGAACCGCCCCGACCGCCTCAACAGCTTCAACGACCAGATGCACCGCGAAGTGCGCGAAGCGCTCGCCCAGGTGCAGGCCGGTCGCGCCGACGGTTCGGTGCGGGTGCTGGTGATCGCCGCTGCCGGCCGCGGTTTCTGCGCCGGGCAGGACCTGTCCGACCGCAATGTGTCGGCCGGCGCCGAAGCGCCCGACCTCGGCGCCTCGATCGAGAAGAACTACAAGCCGCTGGTGACGACGCTGCGCAATCTCGACCTGCCGGTGATCGCCGCGGTGAATGGCGTGGCCGCCGGCGCCGGCGCCAACCTCGCGCTCGCCTGCGACCTGGTGTTCGCGGCGCGCTCGGCGAGCTTCATCCAGTCCTTCGCCAAGCTCGGCCTGGTTCCAGACACCGGCGGCTCCTGGATTTTGCCGCGCCTCGCCGGCCCCGCGCGCGCGCTGGGGCTGGCGCTGCTCGGCGACAAGCTCCCGGCCGAGCAAGCCGAACAATGGGGCCTGATCTGGAAGTGCGTGGATGACGACGCCCTGCAGGCCACCGTGCAGCAGGTCGCCACCACGCTGGCCAACGGCCCGACCTTTGGCTACGCCCAGACCAAGAAGGCGATCTGGGCCAGCTCCACCAACGATTTCGACACCCAGCTCGATCTCGAGCGCGATGCCATGCGGGCCTGCGGCCGCTCGCACGACTACCGGGAAGGCGTCGCCGCCTTCATGGAAAAACGCGCTCCTCAATTCAAGGGGAATTAA
- a CDS encoding dialkylrecorsinol condensing enzyme, with amino-acid sequence MKKVLVVHYSQTGQLADIVAELLQPLRAAGVAIHEEVLRPARPHPFPWPFFDFLDVFPESVRMDAAPNLPLTVPADADFDLVILAWQVWYLSPSLPVTAFLKSAEGRRLLAGKPVVSVVACRNMWMTAQEKLAALLAEAGARLVDHVALTDDAHPLATFITTPRWMFTGRRDRFLGLPRAGVAPRDVAGAARFGHALAEALAQDGERSGQPMLAGLRAAVVNPRLVISERAGQRAFKVWSALVRACGQPGQRRRRPALALFALYLVTLIITVVPTSLALQTLFAPLLRPRLERLRAQYEQPSGSADFKLAHDE; translated from the coding sequence GTGAAGAAAGTTCTCGTCGTCCATTACTCGCAGACCGGCCAGCTCGCCGACATCGTCGCCGAGCTGCTGCAGCCGCTGCGCGCGGCCGGCGTCGCCATCCACGAGGAAGTGCTGCGGCCGGCCAGGCCGCACCCCTTCCCCTGGCCCTTCTTCGACTTCCTCGACGTCTTCCCGGAATCGGTGCGGATGGATGCGGCCCCCAACCTGCCGCTGACGGTGCCGGCCGACGCCGACTTCGACCTCGTCATCCTCGCCTGGCAGGTGTGGTACCTGTCGCCCTCGCTGCCGGTCACCGCTTTCCTCAAGAGCGCCGAAGGCCGGCGGCTGCTCGCCGGCAAGCCGGTGGTGAGCGTGGTCGCCTGCCGCAACATGTGGATGACCGCCCAGGAAAAACTCGCCGCGCTGCTGGCCGAGGCCGGCGCCAGGCTGGTGGACCACGTCGCCCTCACCGACGACGCCCACCCGCTCGCCACCTTCATCACCACCCCGCGCTGGATGTTCACCGGCCGGCGCGACCGCTTCCTCGGCCTGCCGCGCGCCGGGGTGGCGCCGCGGGACGTCGCCGGCGCCGCCCGCTTCGGCCACGCCCTGGCCGAAGCGCTGGCGCAGGACGGCGAACGCAGCGGCCAGCCCATGCTTGCCGGCCTGCGCGCCGCGGTGGTCAATCCGCGCCTGGTGATCAGCGAACGCGCCGGACAACGCGCCTTCAAGGTCTGGTCCGCGCTGGTGCGCGCCTGCGGCCAGCCCGGCCAGCGCCGCCGCCGCCCCGCGCTGGCACTGTTCGCGCTCTACCTGGTGACGCTCATCATCACCGTGGTGCCCACCAGCCTCGCGCTGCAGACCCTGTTCGCGCCGCTGCTGCGGCCGCGCCTGGAGCGCCTGCGCGCGCAGTACGAACAACCCTCCGGCTCGGCCGATTTCAAGCTCGCACACGATGAGTAG
- the paaY gene encoding phenylacetic acid degradation protein PaaY yields MPCYEIDGLKPVIHPTAYVHPDAVLIGDVIVGPRCYVAPLASLRGDFGRIVMEEGSNIQDSCVMHGFPGTDTVVGVDGHIGHGAILHGCQVGRNALVGMNAVVMDNAVIGESAIVAACAFVKAGMAVPPRTLVAGMPAKVVRELSDQEVSWKIDGTRTYQDLAVRSLATLKPCAPLTEMEPGRQRFEMPGVVPLVDAKKNAG; encoded by the coding sequence ATGCCCTGCTACGAAATCGACGGCCTCAAACCCGTCATCCACCCCACCGCCTACGTCCACCCCGACGCCGTGCTGATCGGCGACGTCATCGTCGGCCCGCGCTGCTATGTCGCACCGCTCGCCAGCCTGCGCGGCGACTTCGGCCGCATCGTCATGGAAGAAGGCAGCAACATCCAGGACAGCTGCGTGATGCACGGTTTTCCCGGCACCGACACGGTGGTCGGAGTCGATGGCCACATCGGCCACGGCGCCATCCTGCACGGCTGCCAGGTCGGCCGTAACGCGCTGGTCGGCATGAACGCGGTAGTCATGGACAACGCGGTGATCGGCGAATCCGCCATCGTCGCCGCCTGCGCTTTCGTCAAGGCCGGCATGGCGGTGCCGCCCCGCACGCTCGTCGCCGGCATGCCGGCCAAGGTGGTGCGCGAACTGTCCGACCAGGAGGTGAGCTGGAAGATCGACGGCACCCGCACCTACCAGGACCTGGCGGTGCGCAGCCTCGCGACGCTGAAACCCTGCGCGCCCCTCACCGAAATGGAACCGGGCCGCCAGCGCTTCGAGATGCCGGGCGTGGTGCCGCTGGTCGACGCCAAGAAGAACGCCGGCTGA
- a CDS encoding TerB family tellurite resistance protein: MTDTPSASQIDAQRLTIARLIALTLIADGELASRELEALDRHHIAELIAVPRDVLIQTVIDHCRSLRREGDAPGTLRVLDLETTERMLDSITDPALRELACRAMLVLSKADGRITLPEQTLLRHALSRWGLSLEAIAASAG; the protein is encoded by the coding sequence ATGACCGATACACCATCGGCGTCGCAGATCGATGCGCAACGCCTCACCATCGCGCGCCTGATCGCGCTGACCCTGATCGCCGACGGCGAACTCGCCAGCCGCGAGCTGGAGGCGCTGGACCGCCACCACATCGCCGAGCTGATCGCCGTGCCGCGTGACGTGCTGATCCAGACGGTGATCGACCATTGCCGCAGCCTGCGGCGCGAGGGCGATGCGCCCGGTACGCTGCGGGTGCTCGATCTGGAGACCACCGAGCGCATGCTGGACAGCATCACCGACCCGGCCCTGCGCGAGCTCGCCTGCCGCGCGATGCTGGTGCTGTCCAAGGCGGACGGCCGCATCACCCTGCCGGAGCAGACCCTGCTGCGCCACGCCTTGAGCCGTTGGGGCCTGTCGCTGGAGGCGATCGCCGCAAGCGCCGGTTAA
- the paaN gene encoding phenylacetic acid degradation protein PaaN yields MTHPLYTKHQATLDAAVAAIHGRGYWTPYVEMPSPKVYGETAADDGKRAFEGCLGKDFELDQPGRSGWAAPERSPYGIALDVRYPVCEPSALIAAAEAAMPAWRKIGADGRVGVCLEILARLNKRSFEIAHAVMMTTGQGWMMAFQAGGPHAQDRGLEAVAYAWEAMNGVPAETVWEKPQGKNPPLKMKKHYEIVGRGVALVVGCGTFPTWNTYPGLFAALATGNPVIVKPHSNAILPAAMTVKIAREVLAEAGLDPNVVSLAVVEKRSDTQALATHPAVKSIDFTGSNVFGQWLIDNAKQAQVYAELAGVNNVVIESTDSYKAMLRNLAFTLCLYSGQMCTTTQAILVPAGGIDTDQGHKSYDEVAADLGAAIDKFLSDPAVATAVLGAIQSEATLARINEAGEYGRIVLASKKIEHAEFPKAEVRTPVLLACDAADEKSYMEERFGPIAFVVKVADGAAAVALSERIVREHGALTVGLYSSKPEVIDAMTEATLRAGVALSINLTGGVFVNQSAAFSDYHGVGMNPAANASYSDTAFVANRFRVVQRRYHVE; encoded by the coding sequence ATGACGCATCCGCTGTACACCAAGCACCAGGCCACGCTGGACGCCGCCGTCGCCGCCATACACGGCCGCGGCTACTGGACGCCCTACGTGGAAATGCCCAGCCCCAAGGTCTATGGCGAAACCGCCGCGGACGACGGCAAGCGGGCCTTCGAGGGCTGCCTGGGCAAGGATTTCGAGCTGGATCAACCGGGCCGCAGCGGCTGGGCTGCGCCGGAGCGTTCACCGTATGGCATCGCGCTCGACGTGCGCTATCCGGTTTGCGAGCCGAGCGCGCTGATCGCCGCCGCCGAGGCCGCGATGCCCGCCTGGCGCAAGATCGGCGCCGACGGCCGGGTCGGCGTCTGCCTGGAAATCCTCGCCCGCCTGAACAAGCGCAGCTTCGAGATCGCCCACGCGGTGATGATGACCACCGGCCAGGGCTGGATGATGGCCTTCCAGGCCGGCGGCCCGCATGCGCAGGACCGCGGCCTCGAAGCCGTCGCCTACGCCTGGGAAGCCATGAACGGCGTGCCGGCGGAAACCGTGTGGGAGAAGCCGCAGGGCAAGAACCCGCCACTGAAGATGAAGAAGCACTACGAGATCGTCGGCCGCGGCGTCGCGCTGGTGGTCGGCTGCGGCACCTTCCCGACCTGGAACACCTACCCCGGCCTGTTCGCCGCGCTCGCCACCGGCAACCCGGTGATCGTCAAGCCGCACAGCAACGCCATCCTGCCCGCCGCGATGACGGTGAAGATCGCCCGCGAAGTGCTGGCCGAAGCCGGCCTCGACCCCAACGTCGTGAGCCTGGCGGTGGTGGAAAAGCGCAGCGACACCCAGGCGCTCGCCACCCATCCGGCGGTGAAGTCGATCGACTTCACCGGCAGCAACGTCTTCGGCCAGTGGCTGATCGACAACGCCAAGCAGGCCCAGGTGTATGCCGAGCTCGCCGGCGTGAACAACGTGGTGATCGAATCCACCGACAGTTACAAGGCGATGCTGCGCAACCTCGCCTTCACGCTGTGCCTGTACTCGGGCCAGATGTGCACCACCACCCAGGCCATCCTCGTGCCGGCCGGCGGCATCGATACCGACCAGGGCCACAAGAGCTACGACGAAGTCGCGGCCGACCTCGGCGCCGCGATCGACAAGTTCCTCTCCGACCCGGCGGTCGCCACCGCGGTGCTGGGCGCGATCCAGTCCGAAGCCACGCTCGCCCGCATCAACGAGGCCGGCGAGTACGGCCGCATCGTGCTGGCCTCGAAGAAGATCGAGCATGCCGAGTTCCCCAAGGCCGAAGTGCGCACCCCGGTGCTGCTCGCCTGCGACGCCGCCGACGAGAAGAGCTATATGGAAGAGCGCTTCGGCCCGATCGCCTTCGTGGTCAAGGTCGCCGACGGCGCCGCCGCGGTGGCGCTGTCCGAGCGCATCGTCAGGGAACACGGCGCGCTCACCGTGGGCCTTTACTCCAGCAAGCCGGAAGTGATCGACGCGATGACGGAAGCCACGCTGCGCGCCGGCGTCGCGCTGTCGATCAACCTCACTGGCGGCGTGTTCGTGAACCAGTCGGCGGCCTTCTCCGACTACCACGGCGTCGGCATGAACCCGGCCGCCAACGCCAGCTACTCCGACACCGCCTTCGTCGCCAACCGCTTCCGGGTGGTGCAGCGGCGCTATCACGTCGAGTAA
- a CDS encoding serine hydrolase: protein MPASPRLVPSRSSGPALAQVRRLLVPALAVLLGACATLPPPKADHAGSRDYAYTRAYVSWLIEQQMADNKVTGLSIALVDDQQLVWAQGFGAEDAERGIPASPQTRYRLGSIAKVLTATAAMQLAERGEMDIDRPLSDYLPAFSIRSRFTGAGPITPRNIMHHHSGLPANYLKGMMGEDTPPFASLVEAVRDEYVAYPPDFIFGYSNLGVTLLGAAIERTADAPFASYMQQALLGPLGMSRSSFESRPAVRVYDASGPIEALPLRDLPSGGLVSSVEDMSRFMRMVFAGGRAGGQQILQADSLAEMLRAQNEQVPLDLGFRVGLGWLLSGIEIRNAGTVASHGGTLFDSHSMMVVLPEHKLGVIVASNSGTSQAVVKQVATEALAQALEAKTGIRQPATPAEAQAEVRLAPEQLSTYSAWYDSMVGLIRVKPRSDALDAEVMGHTLQLKPQAGGQFGLRYKLFGLIPVQVGAFDGIRISSASVGGHSVLVGHFGNDTMLVGERLTPRPIPGSMRELVGDYEIVGTPPGLAPDRLSLHIEDGMLIGECTFSELPGFVLRIALNPISDTEAIISGLGTGKGETVRILADGTDSRLLFSGLELRKKHN, encoded by the coding sequence ATGCCCGCTTCGCCCCGCCTCGTTCCTTCCCGCTCCAGCGGACCCGCCCTCGCGCAGGTCCGGCGCCTGCTCGTCCCGGCGCTGGCCGTGCTGCTGGGCGCCTGTGCCACGCTGCCGCCACCGAAGGCCGACCACGCCGGCAGCCGCGACTACGCCTACACCCGCGCCTACGTGTCCTGGCTGATCGAGCAGCAGATGGCCGACAACAAGGTCACCGGCCTGTCGATCGCGCTGGTGGACGACCAGCAGCTGGTATGGGCGCAGGGTTTCGGCGCAGAAGACGCCGAGCGCGGCATCCCCGCCAGCCCGCAGACGCGCTACCGGCTCGGCTCCATCGCCAAGGTGCTCACCGCCACCGCCGCAATGCAGCTGGCCGAGCGCGGCGAAATGGACATCGACCGTCCGTTGTCGGACTACCTGCCGGCCTTTTCGATCCGCTCGCGCTTCACCGGCGCCGGGCCGATCACGCCGCGCAACATCATGCACCACCATTCCGGCCTGCCCGCCAACTACCTCAAGGGCATGATGGGCGAGGACACCCCGCCCTTCGCCAGCCTGGTGGAAGCGGTGCGCGACGAGTACGTCGCCTATCCGCCGGATTTCATCTTCGGCTATTCCAACCTGGGCGTCACCCTGCTCGGCGCCGCGATCGAACGCACCGCCGACGCCCCCTTCGCCAGCTACATGCAGCAGGCGCTGCTGGGCCCGCTCGGCATGAGCCGCAGCAGCTTCGAGTCGCGCCCGGCGGTCCGGGTGTACGACGCCAGCGGCCCGATAGAGGCCCTGCCGCTGCGCGACCTGCCTTCCGGCGGCCTGGTCTCCAGCGTCGAGGACATGAGCCGCTTCATGCGCATGGTGTTTGCCGGCGGCCGCGCCGGCGGGCAGCAGATCCTGCAGGCAGACAGCCTGGCCGAGATGCTGCGGGCGCAGAACGAGCAGGTGCCGCTCGACCTCGGCTTTCGCGTCGGCCTCGGCTGGCTGCTGTCGGGCATCGAGATCCGCAACGCCGGCACGGTCGCCAGCCACGGCGGCACCCTGTTCGATTCGCACAGCATGATGGTGGTGCTGCCCGAGCATAAGCTCGGCGTCATCGTCGCATCCAACTCCGGCACCTCGCAGGCGGTGGTCAAGCAAGTCGCCACCGAAGCGCTGGCGCAGGCGCTCGAAGCCAAGACCGGCATCCGCCAGCCGGCCACCCCGGCCGAAGCCCAGGCCGAGGTGAGGCTCGCCCCGGAGCAGCTGTCCACCTATTCCGCCTGGTACGACTCCATGGTCGGCCTCATCCGCGTCAAGCCGCGCTCGGACGCGCTCGACGCCGAAGTCATGGGCCATACCCTGCAGCTCAAGCCGCAGGCCGGCGGCCAGTTCGGACTGCGCTACAAGCTGTTCGGCCTGATCCCGGTCCAGGTCGGCGCCTTCGACGGCATCCGCATCTCGTCGGCCTCGGTCGGCGGCCACAGCGTGCTGGTCGGCCATTTCGGCAACGACACCATGCTGGTCGGCGAACGGCTGACGCCGCGCCCCATTCCCGGCAGCATGCGCGAACTGGTCGGCGACTACGAGATCGTCGGCACCCCGCCGGGCCTTGCACCCGACCGCCTGAGCCTGCACATCGAGGACGGCATGCTGATCGGCGAATGCACCTTCTCCGAGCTGCCGGGCTTCGTGCTGCGCATCGCGCTCAACCCGATTTCCGACACCGAGGCCATCATCTCCGGCCTCGGCACCGGCAAGGGCGAAACCGTCCGCATCCTGGCCGACGGCACCGACTCGCGCCTGCTGTTCTCCGGCCTCGAACTGCGCAAGAAGCACAACTGA
- the paaH gene encoding 3-hydroxyacyl-CoA dehydrogenase PaaH: MGSGIAHVAALAGHPVYLYDTRAEAIDKGIAGIAKDLAFLVDKGKLAGEERDAVLARITGVTQLTDAKDAGLAIEAIVENLDIKQKLFRELEALLGDDAVLASNTSSLSITAMGAALARPERLVGLHFFNPAPRMKLVEIVSGLATPRELAERMHATAKAWGKVPVYAKSTPGFIVNRVARPYYAEAQRVLAECAAEPATLDAAMREGCGFPMGPFELMDLIGHDVNFAVTNSVFDAYFGDKRFTPSLIQQELVAAGRLGRKSGHGFYSYAAGAAKAAPRTEETHGAENVVTVVGGLGVAAGLIGRFEAAGIEVRRAAGSEGQGWLEIGSARVALSDGRTATRRAVEDGVPNLVLFDLCLDYAATPRLTLTRADQCGQGAWGAAVGTLQRAGLAVSRIDDVAGLVGLRTVAMLANEAADAVLQGIGTAADIDTAMRFGTNYPKGPLAWADQLGVAFVARVLANLREHYGEERYRVSPLIQRKTFSGAAFHE, encoded by the coding sequence ATGGGCAGCGGCATCGCCCATGTTGCCGCGCTCGCCGGTCATCCGGTGTACCTGTACGACACCCGTGCGGAAGCCATCGACAAGGGCATTGCCGGCATTGCCAAGGATCTCGCCTTCCTGGTGGACAAGGGCAAGCTCGCCGGCGAGGAGCGCGACGCGGTGCTTGCCCGCATCACCGGCGTGACCCAGCTGACCGATGCGAAGGATGCTGGCCTGGCGATCGAAGCCATCGTCGAGAACCTCGACATCAAGCAGAAACTCTTCCGCGAGCTGGAAGCGCTGCTCGGTGACGACGCGGTGCTGGCCTCCAACACCTCCTCGCTGTCGATCACCGCGATGGGCGCCGCGCTGGCGCGGCCGGAACGCCTGGTCGGGCTGCACTTCTTCAACCCGGCGCCGCGCATGAAGCTGGTCGAGATCGTCTCCGGTCTCGCCACCCCGCGCGAACTCGCCGAGCGCATGCATGCCACCGCGAAGGCCTGGGGCAAGGTGCCGGTGTATGCGAAGTCGACCCCGGGCTTCATCGTCAATCGCGTTGCCCGCCCGTACTACGCCGAAGCCCAGCGCGTGCTGGCCGAATGCGCCGCCGAGCCGGCGACGCTGGATGCGGCGATGCGCGAAGGCTGCGGCTTCCCGATGGGGCCGTTCGAGCTGATGGACCTGATCGGCCACGACGTCAATTTCGCCGTCACCAACTCGGTGTTCGACGCCTACTTCGGCGACAAGCGCTTCACCCCCAGCCTGATCCAGCAGGAGCTGGTGGCTGCCGGGCGGCTGGGCCGCAAGAGCGGCCACGGCTTCTACAGCTACGCAGCCGGTGCTGCCAAAGCGGCACCGCGTACCGAGGAAACCCACGGCGCCGAGAACGTGGTCACCGTGGTCGGCGGCTTGGGCGTGGCCGCCGGGCTGATCGGCCGCTTCGAGGCGGCCGGCATCGAGGTGCGCCGTGCTGCCGGGAGTGAAGGCCAGGGCTGGCTGGAGATCGGCAGCGCGCGCGTTGCGCTGTCGGACGGCCGTACCGCCACCCGTCGCGCGGTGGAAGACGGCGTGCCCAACCTGGTGCTGTTCGACCTCTGCCTCGATTACGCCGCCACGCCGCGCCTTACCCTGACGCGCGCCGACCAGTGCGGTCAGGGCGCTTGGGGCGCGGCCGTCGGCACGTTGCAGCGCGCCGGCCTGGCGGTGTCGCGCATCGACGATGTCGCCGGCCTGGTCGGCCTGCGCACCGTGGCGATGCTCGCCAACGAGGCCGCCGATGCGGTGCTGCAGGGTATCGGCACCGCCGCCGACATCGACACCGCGATGCGTTTCGGCACCAACTATCCCAAGGGTCCGCTCGCCTGGGCCGACCAGCTCGGCGTGGCCTTCGTCGCCCGCGTGCTGGCCAACCTGCGAGAACACTACGGCGAGGAACGCTACCGCGTGTCGCCGCTGATCCAGCGCAAGACCTTCAGTGGAGCCGCATTCCATGAGTGA